The window ATTGTGCTTAACCCTCACCATGAAACTTCTGTAGGTTCTTGATTCAAAGGTCATATTATCTAGTCAAGATGGTGGAGAAGAATCTGTCTTTAATGAATCACTTAGTGGGCAGGTTGATGATTCTAGTGTCTTGTATTGTGAAAGATTCATGGAATTTCTGATTGATATGTTGAGCCAGCTTCCTACGAGAAGGTAGTATGCGTACACTTTTGTCACTGGTAGCATCAAGCTGCATCTTTGACTAGTATATGCGAGCAAATTGCACTCTAGGTTATTCAACATTTCAAGTGTGTTCCACTTAAATCAAAGAACCTGGGAACTCAACATCCTTCTTCACTTGGTCTGATTGATTCAGGTCAGACTTGCAGGTCCTTATGAAACATAGCATCTATGTTAAGGACTAAGGtgcaatctactccctccgttcggcattacttgtcacaaaaatgaataaaaatggatgtatctacaactaaaatacatctagatacattcattttttggacaagtaattccgaacggagggagtatgtgttagAGGCCTAGGGAGTTTCATCTCTCAAGTTACTAAATTTAAACGGTGTCCCATTTGAGTTAGACTCAGGtgcaatttatttcagaataacTGTCTCTCTCCTTTGACAATACAGATTTCAAAGCCCCCTTGCATATGAAATAAAGTCATACACATAAGTTGTTATGATTCTTTCCACCACGAGCATTTGTAACTCCAGATATTTTACTGTTGTCTATGGTGTTAATCTTCCTGTTGTTCTTTGTCCATGTAttgtgacaactagagatcattttTGTGATTTGCTAGTTGTGCTTGCTCTTTTCATATCCATGAAACTGTTATAGACTACAGTACAGTTCAGCTGTTTTGATTAGATAAGATTTAACTGTCACCTTTTGGTTTCATACTCGAGATACAATTGCATTACTTATTTGATTAGATCTCACTAAGAGGTGCTTTTCTTGGTTTGCCAAGATTGTTTGGTAAGTGGTTGTTTGGATAGCAGGCGGGATATGGAAAACGAGTTTGTAGCAGGGTTTTAGCAAAATCAGTTTTACTAATTGATTTCTGGATTACCGATTTACACAATAACATGTTTGGGTTTGGAAAAGGGTAAAACTGGCTTGTATATTTCCTTGTTTGGATAGATAACAATTAGCTTCCTTCTGTGACCTTCTCTCTCTTaccccctccggtcctttttagtctcatataagttttgtccgaagtcaaagtatctctatttTGACCGAACTTGtataaaaaagtatcaacattcacaatgccaaatcaatattgttagattcattatgaagtgtagtttcatagtatatatatttggtattgcagatgtcgatattttttaatataaatttggtcaaagtttacaaagtttgacttgacacaaatctaatacgcggagtaaaaaggaccggagggagtactaacccCAATTTTGGCCATTGCTGATGGCTTCGCAAGCTCCACTTGCGATTCTTCTTCTGTAGTTTGTTCTCAGCCTGTAGACGCCGGTGCACTCCTCCCCTTTCTTTGCGATGCCGGTGCACTCCTCCGGATGGGTCAGCCTCGACGAGTTCGCGCGCAGAGGCTTCCCTGGTCGCCCATAGGCTCTGCACAAGGAGAGCTGCTGCTCGCGTTCATCCCGCAGTCTGCCGCCCCTCGGCGCTTGCCGTACAGGAGCGTCCCTCGTCGGCCCGCATAGGCTCTGCTTGGGGAGCTGCTCGCCTGCTCCTCGAGTCCATCCCGCAGGTCCACCGCCCCTTGACGCTGGCTGTCCAGGAGCATCCCTTGTCGGCCCCGCATAGGATCTGCGCGGGTAGAACTGCTCCTCGAGTTCATCCTGCAGGTCCGCCGTCCCTTGATGCCGGACGTCCAGAGCATCCCTCTCGGCACCACATAGGTTCTGCTCGGGTCGAGCTCATTCGCAGGTCCGCCGCCCCTCGACGCTGGCCGTCCAGGCGCATCCGTACCTGGAAGCGCAGATCTCAAGGGAGTGCTTGATGCCGGCCACCCTGACGGCGGCCATGTCGAGGCTGGAGGTGAGCGGCAAAGAACGCAAAACTGGCGCCACGAAGCTGTTGGGAAACGAGCAGTCGGAGGGGGAAGCAGTTACGATCATGTATATAGCGATCACGATTTTGGAAAAATGGATAATATTCGATTTCCCACAAACCTGAAATCCAGGGTTTTGGAGAACCAAGTTTCCTATATACGTGGATTAGTGATCATAGGCAAACAAGATTTTATTCTGTTGAACCGTTTTCCTGGTTTATATAAAACATATTCTGTACAATGCCTAAGTCTCTTAATTGGGAGATTCATGCATGTGCATCTGGACAAGGAAATAATAGTTAGAAGTTCTCTCTCTTCTCTAATCCATGCCTTGGAGCCTTGAGGCGTGGCATGGGGGAAGAGCTCCAAGTCCTGCCAAGCAAGGGCAGGTGGCCCCTTGGTCGTTGCACCCTTTTTTAACCATGCACATGACATAAACATGTTCTCATTTGTATTTCTTTTACATTCTTGTGAAGGTACTTCCTTTCTTTATCTAGCAACATCTAACTGCATTCATAAAGTGAAACATCTTGGTTCTGTTAAACCTTGCTGGCAACTGACAGTGTTAGCCAAATTTTATTTTTCCATGTATAATGTATTCTGTATGTAGTATTGTAATTATGTATATATGTTCTCCATTAATGTTGTTTAATATGCAGATTTCTAAGGCCGCTTATCGCTGATGTTGCTGTTGTTGCCAAGTGCCACTTAAGCATGCTTTATGCTCATGAAAAGGGGCGTCTTTTTGCACAATTGGTGGACTTACTTCAGTTCTACGAAGGCTTTGAGATTAATGATCATTCTGGGACACAGCTTAGTGATGATGATGTCTTGCAGGCTCACTATTCTCGTTTCCAAGCTTTTCAGCTGCTAGCATTCAAACAAGTGCCTAAGGTGTCTGCCTTATTATTTATGCTGTTACAAATTCTTTACACTGATTTCCttgataatactccctccatccaaaatGCAAGACTTATTTGTTGTGTCCTAAGTCAAACTTTTTAAAGTCTGACCGAGTTTGTAGAAATAAATATTGATATCTATAATACCAAATAAATACACTGAGAATATATTTCAGGATGTATCTATTAGTATTGGTTTGGTATTATAGATGCTGATTTTTTTTTTCTACACACTTGGTCCAACATATTAGAACTGCTAGCTCTAGCTACGATACCAATTGTTAGAATCACTAGCTTTTCTCTAGCTCTCACCCAGGACTCTCTAAAGAGATGtgcttcacacacacacacaaagagctaCTACTAGTGGGAAGCTTTATTAGATATCTCAACTGCTACTAGCTCTCACCCAGGACTCTCATTCTGTAGAGGCTGTAGGGACAGGGTTACAGCGACCGACCTGCTACAGCAACCAACATTGCTACAGTGGTACAGCTCATATCTAGTTCACCTATTGCACAACTCGTACCCAAGTAGATGACAACTCATATATAGTTAGGGATAACTATTGAGTGATGACATATGCCATGACATCATATTCTTCTTGGCTAAGGTTTCATGATGTCCCTCAACATCCAACTCAATTTGACTTTTTCCTTCTCATGCATGCATTTCTTTGGTATATGACAAGATTAGTTCTAATACAAATAAAAAGTTTTCACTTATGACAAACATAAGACTACATTTTGGGTAGGGGTGGCCGGTGGGTACTAGTTATTACTGAAGGCAAATAGTATAATTTCTCTTCATTTGTCAATTGATGCAGTTGCGAGACCTTGCCTTGTGTAATATTGGTTCAATCCATAAGCGTGCTGATTTAACAAAGAAGCTGCTTGTCTTGTCAGATATGGAACTGCAAGATCTGGTTTGCAATAAGGTGAGCAATTTATATGTTCATTTCATTTCTCTGTGCTTCTTGTTTCTTTAAAAATAACCACCAGATTGTGACTGTTAGTTGTAAATATTATCTGGGTATTATTCCCTTCAAATACAttaccatgtactccctccgtcccataatataagagcgtttttgacgctagtgtagtgtcaaaaatgctcttatattatgggacggagggaatacaatgcaaggtgcttaatAAAATAGACTGTTTTTTTTTCTTAAGCACCAGTGCTTATTTCTATAGCTGAGGTGCCTAATTAAGCATCTGCCctctacaaataagcaccggtgcttaaacaAAAACCGGTCTATTTTTGTAAGCACCTCTCCAAGCACCTTGCACTGTAGATGGTTTTAAGCTGGATATATTTCCTCTTTTGCTATTTGTCACTGAAGGTCTATTTTTTGGGTTGTGCTGTTCAGTGTTAACGCGAAAGTTCTGATGGAATGCATGCATACCTACAAGACCACTGCTCGGATAAAAGGACAAAACATCTTTATACATGTTCCTCATCATTCGTTACAGATTAAATGGCAACTGCAGTCAAGTAAACGTAATGTAAATAACACGTAGATCAGAGAAGTCATCGTCATGGCAGCAACCATTACCTTGTTTGCATGCACTACTAAATGACATAGTAAAATGTGGATGCTTGCATATATTTAGCTTTAAAAAGTAGAAAACACTCCGTAGTTCCTTTATTTCTCATTGCTTATCAGTGCTAGACTTGGACATGTTATGCGTACAAAGTTGGAAAACAGTCATTTGATGTACTAATATCTTCTATAAACAGCTTAAAATAATTTCAGAGAAGGATCCATGGACTGAAAGGCGTGATTTCCTTATCGAGGTCCTAGTTGCTTTTTTTGAGAAGCGTCAATCCCAGAAAGATGCAGTTAATGCACTTCCTCTTTATCCAAATGAACAGATCATGTGGGATGAGAGCCTTGTTCCTAGCATCAATTATTCTGGAGAAGGCTGTCTTGCCCTCCCAAAACTCAATCTCCAATTTCTGACACTTCATGATTATTTGCTGAGGAATTTTAATCTCTTTCGTCTTGAATCAACATATGAAATTCGCGAAGATATTCAGGAAGCTGTTCCTCATCTACATGCTTACATCAACAATGAGGGGGACACTTCCTTTCGTGGATGGTCCAGGATGGCTGTTCCAATCAAAGAATTTAGGATCACACAAGTGAAGCAACCAAACATTGGAGAGGTTAAGCCTTCTGCTGTAACTGCTGATGTTACTTTTAGCATATCAAGCTACAGACCACAGATAAAATCTGAGTGGGATGCTCTGAAAGAGCATGATGTGTTATTTTTGTTGTCAATCTGCCCATCTTTTGAACCTCTTAGCCCTGAGGAGGCTGCAAAATCAACTGTGTCTGAAAGGTTAGGATTGCAATATGTACGTGGTTGTGAGGTGATTGAAATACGTGATGAGGAAGGGGGACTCATGAATGACTATACAGGAAGGGTAAAGAGGGATGAGTGGAAATCTCCAAAGGGTGAGATTCGTACAGTTAAAATTGCCTTAGATACAGCACAGTATCACATTGATGCTACTGAGTTAGCAGAGAAGGGTGCAGAAAATGTTTATGGGACATTTAATATTATAATGAGAAGGAAACCCAAGGAAAATAATTTCAAAGCTATCCTAGAATCCATACGTGATCtaatgaatgaaacatgtgtagTTCCTGAATGGTTGCATAACATATTCTTGGGTTACGGAAATCCTTCTGCCGCACAGTGGATAAATATGCCTGATCTTCTGGAAACTATAGATTTTAAGGACACTTTTCTTGATGCTAGCCACGTTGTGCAAAGCTTTCCAGCTTTCCAGGTAATTACTGTAATCCAATTCTTGTTATCTCGAGGTGGATGTTCGTTTCTATCTATTTGGTCTAACTCAACATTATTTGAAGGTCACATTCATCAATACTGATGGTACAGAAAACATGCATCCAAGCCCTCCCTTTAGGATCAAGTTGTCCAAGAAAATGAGGGAAATAAGTCATGCTCTACCCGGCAATGTAAATGCCTCTGATACTGCAAGCAAGAACAACATGGTTGATGATGAAGGGTCTCAGAAAGAAAAACTAAGGGTGGAGACTTACATTCCTGCTGACCCAGTGCCATATCCTCAAGATAAACCTAACCAGAACTCAGTGAGGTTTACACCCACTCAGGTACTTTTTAGGTCCTCAACTAAAACTTTTTTATCTGAATACTGCAGGATAGGATGATACTTAAGCTAAACCATCATTTCCGGTGGTGCATATCCTTGAAACAGAACATACCAGGATACCTTAAAAGCATTTCTTGTGAGAAATACAGTATCTTTAGCCCTTATCACATGCACGCACCTCGTAGAAACAAATTGAACATTGTAGATATATGGTCACTGGGGGAGAACATTTTTTGTACGTGCCACTTAGTACAACATGACAAGGTGTCATTCAAGGCAAGAGTTTGCAGGCGATCCGCATAAAGATTTTGGCGAGTGCATATGACAAGATTATGGGGGAGAGAGTAGATACACAAGGATTAGGGAGAGAATGTTAGGATAGCCCTTTTAGGATATTTTGGTCTGACTTAGTAGTTGAGGAAGATTAGATAAGGTGAGCTGTAATAGCTGTAGTTTCCAGATCTTGTTAGGTATGAGCTGTCTAGGTTTGCTACGGTAGCACTGACCTAACACCTCTATATAAGAAGATGCTATATGTAGAATAATGAAGCTTGTAGTGCATCAACAATAGAGATGGCTTTGGCTGTGTGAGGCAGCAAACCACAGAAACAGCTTGTGTACTTGTGCATGTTGTGAGAAACaacagagagaagagagagagagaaggcgagTCATTCAGCTCCAacagagagggagaaggagaaggagagggagagggggaggggtgTGAAACATATCTCAGGAAGGGGTTTGATGGATAGCGATCCGTCGACAAGAATCACTTAAATTAATAAGGTTTTGTAACTACGAATTGCAGAAAGCGGCACAGCCAATGACACTCCAACAGCTGCTTTGAAGATAAATGAATATCTGATTTGACTTCAAATTTTGATTTGTAGGTCGGCGCTATAATATCTGGTATTCAACCTGGGTTGACGATGGTTGTTGGTCCTCCTGGAACGGGAAAAACAGATACAGCTGTGCAGATATTAAATGTTCTATATCATAACTGTCCTTCacaaagaacacttattataacccATTCGAATCAAGCTTTGAATGATTTGTTCGAGAAGATAATGCAGGTATTGCCACTGCACCAAATATTGTCTCAACTCTTGTCATATATTTGTACTTTTGTAGAGATAGTGTGAAACAGTGGTTGTTTAATCTGAAAATGATGTTCTTTAATATGGATGAGTTACTAGCTATCGGTGCTGCAATGTATGACTGGAAATTACTTGAGTAGCCATCACTTTGAAGTGCAAGATTCTAATTTTGTACCTTGCTATAGAACACATGTTGTATCAACTGAGTTTGAATAGAAGAACAGATATCATCTCTTGGTCCTTGAGGGCTTCTAGATGAAACGATTATGTATGCCTCATGTCGATGCAGTGTTGTGCTACTGTTGATTCTTGACTTATTCCAAGTGTTCTGACTGCTGGAGTTTGAGTTACACTTCATGATGATGAATGTATCAAATATACGTATCAAAACATATAGGGTGCTCTGTGTACTTGTTTTGCTGCATGTTTATTTTTCCTCTGATTGTCTGATGTAAACTCTTTCTTCAGAGGGATGTGCCTGCTAGGTACCTTCTTCGTCTTGGTCAGGGTGAGCAAGAACTGGCAACTGATCTTGATTTTAGCCGTCAAGGTCGTGTAAATGCTATGCTGGTTCGGCGACTAGAGCTGCTTGGTGAAGTTGCAAAACTGGCAAGATCCCTTCATCTTCCTGAAGATGTGAGCTACACATGTGAAAATGCTGCATATTTTTGGTTATTACATGTTTATGCCCGCTGGGAACAATTCTTGGCCGCCTGTGTGCCAAATAAGGAGAATCCCTCTTTTGTTAAAGAccgttttccattttctgagttctTTTTGGATACCCCACAGCCTGTGTTTACTGGTGAGTCCTTTGAGAAAGATATGCATGCAGCCAAAGGATGTTTCAAACATCTTTCTACGATAttccaagagctggaagagtgcagggCTTTTGAGTTACTGAAGTCAACAGCTGAGCGAGCAAATTATCTAATGACTAAACAAGCTAAGATTGTTGCCATGACTTGTACTCATGCAGCATTGAAGAGAAGAGACTTTCTTCAATTGGGTTTCAAATATGACAATTTACTGATGGAAGAAAGTGCACAGATATTGGAGATAGAGACTTTTATACCAACTCTCCTGCAACGGCaggaagatggctatgctcgtctcAAACGCTGCATCTTAATTGGTGATCACCATCAGTTACCCCCTGTCGTGAAGAACATGGCTTTTCAGAAGTACAGCCACATGGACCAGAGTCTCTTCACAAGGTTTGTTCGCCTTGGTGTCCCTTATATTGAACTCAATGCTCAGGGTCGTGCCAGACCTAGTATTGCTCAGCTTTATAATTGGAGATACAGAGAACTGGGAGATCTGCCTTATGTACATGAGGAAGCTATATTCCATAAAGCTAATTCTGGGTTCTCTTATGAGTATCAGCTGGTTGATGTTCCTGATTATCGTGGCAGAGGCGAGTCTGCTCCTTCTCCTTGGTTCTACCAGAATGAAGGGGAGGCTGAGTATATTGTTAGTGTCTATATTTACATGCGTCTGATTGGATACCCTGCCAATAAGATTTCAATATTAACCACTTACAATGGTCAGAAGCTTCTTATTCGTGATGTTATCAGCAGACGATGCAAGCCATGGAATATTGAGCCACCTTGCAAGGTAAGTTAGAACAAACCAGAATTTtccaatcaaatatttgatcatttTGCAGCTATTTTGTGCTGAAACTTAACTTCAATATGTATTATTTAGGTTACTACGGTGGACAAATTCCAGGGTCAACAAAATGATTTTATTTTATTGTCTCTTGTCCGGACCCGATTTGTGGGTCATCTTCGTGATGTCAGAAGGCTTATTGTGGCAATGTCCCGTGCTCGTTTGGGTTTGTATGTGTTCTGCCGCCGTTCTCTGTTTGAACAATGCTATGAACTGCAGCCAACATTCCAGCTTCTACTCCAAAGGCCCGATAAGCTTGCCTTGAATCTTGAAGAGTGCACTCCGTCTACAGAGCGACCTTTGGGAGAAGCTGGAAATATTCATTATATTACTGATGTTGAAGATATTGGACACTTGGTGAACTTCAGACTGGAACATCTTCGCCAGGTACTTTAGTACTACTACATTCTCTAGTAGAGCCTTTGCTTGGTAAAATTTAATTATGCGGCATATATTTGGCACATTTAAAAACTGACATCCCAACGTCCATATTTCTCTGCAACAGATGCAATCCATGCAATATTATGCACCCCATGCAAATGCTGATGCAGCCCCTCCTGAAACTGGCAATGGTGATATTGTTTTGGATAATGCGAAGGATGGCACAGAGAAAGAAAAtggtgaggcaactgatgctgtgaACAATGATAAGATGGAGGAAGATACTGTTGAGTCAAAAGATGATATGGTGCAGGAAGTAAACAAGATGGATGAAGGTAATGTGACTATAGAAGACAAGATGGGGGAAGAAAGTGCTGATGAGGCTAAGGACAAGATGGTGGAAACTACTGCTGAAGTGGCTATTGAGAACAACATAGTGGAAGTAAATGCCAGTGTGGCCAAGGACAAGATGGACGAAGAAAATGCCGTGTCAAAGGGCGTGGAGCAAGATTGACCTGATATAATCGTTGGCTGGTTGGAACAGTGACCCTACCTTCATTTTTATGCATGGACTTTGTCTGCTTCAAATATTTGATTTGGGCAACTGGGTGGTGTTGTCTCACAGGGTAACAACGGAAGTTGCTAAAGGCCGAACGAAGGCATGCAAAAACGTATGGTCCTGTCAAAAGAACATGCCTCCATATGCCACCTGTTTGAACCTTGATCAGGTTATATGCAGGAGGCATGTACTACAAGCTTCTGCAATGATAACTTCTCCAATTCGAACATAATATTTCAGAGAACAGCTGGAACATTGGTGTTGTGCAATTTTTGTGCATTAGATTTATGTATTGTAATTTGAGCGATAATGTTAGTACGTATAAGTCACTCAAGGCGTGGAAATAGACAAGCTTGAACCCGacttttataactacccagttatgaGGCAACGTTTGATCAGTCTGAAGCAGGTCGGTCACCATGCTGAGTCCATGCGCTGACCTCAGGTCTAGGACACAGAAAACATGTAGAACTAGACACACGAAACATGTAGAACTAGAGATTAACAGATGACCAGTCCGTTGCGTCTCATGGTTGGGTTTGTCCGATCTAACAACCATGTGAGTCCGGCCTCATATGCCATATCTTATCAGGTCCACGTAATCCGGCTAGCATCCAATGCTAGCTGGCTAGTGAGACTAAGCCATCCTATATGTTGCATGCCGGTCTAGTTTGACGTGAGTCCACACATGTCGGCTAACATCCAATGTTACACGACTAGTGAGACTAAGCCATCCTATGTGTTGCATGCCGGTCTAGTTCCATGTGAGTCCACACATGTCTTTCCGATTAGAGACTATTAAGAACGTATCATACAATGTAAGGTCTCACGCACAAGTTTGGTACTTGCGAACATGCATCATTGGTATTGTTCAATGACTATTTGATTAAACATATTAGGAAATATCATTATACATgattgtctctaaagcatatctcTAACAAAGTGGACGTGACGAGACTATTTGATTAAACATATTAGGAAATATCATTATACATGATTGTCTCTANNNNNNNNNNNNNNNNNNNNNNNNNNNNNNNNNNNNNNNNNNNNNNNNNNNNNNNNNNNNNNNNNNNNNNNNNNNNNNNNNNNNNNNNNNNNNNNNNNNNNNNNNNNNNNNNNNNNNNNNNNNNNNNNNNNNNNNNNNNNNNNNNNNNNNNNNNNNNNNNNNNNNNNNNNNNNNNNNNNNNNNNNNNNNNAAAAAAaattctacgatcacgcaagatctatttaggagatgcatagcaacgagacgggagagtgtgtccatgtaccctcgtagaccgaaagcggaagcgtttagtgacacggttgatgtagtcgaacatcttcacgatccaaccgatccaagtaccgaacatacgacacctttgtgttcagcacacgttcagcacgatgacgtccctcgagctattgatccagtagagggttgagggagagttccgtcagcacgacggcgtggcgacggtgttggtgatgtgatccgcgcagggcttcgcctaagcactacgacaatatgaccgaggtggtaactgtggagggggcaccacacacggctaagaaacaattgtTGTCCTTTGGAGTGCCCctgaccacgtatataaaggagggggaggaggaggccggcggccaaggagggcaaggggggagtccaactaggattcccaatcctagttggattccctttcctattctaagagggggaaggagggaatgagagggaaagggaaaggaaagaggggctgcgcctcctccccctagtccaatacggactgccttggggggggggggcaccttgTGGCCTGCCTCTCCTACTCCCTCATGGCCCATCAGGGCCCAtaacttccccgggggttccggtaacccctcggttcctCGATAAATATCCAAAACTCCCCGAAACCTTTTCGGTGTTcgaataccttcgtccaatatatcaatttttatatctcgaccatttcgagactcctcgtcatgtccgtgatctcacccgagactccgaacaaacttcagtcaccaaaacagataactcataatacaaatcctcattgaacgttaagcgtgcggaccctacgggttcgagaactatgtagacatgaccgagacatatctccggccaataacggatagcagaacctggatgctcatattggctcctacatattctacgtagatctttatcggtcaaaccgcataacaacatacgttattccctttgtcatcggtatgttacttgcccgagattcgatcgtcggtatcatcatacgtagttcaatctcgttaccggcaagtctctttactcgttccgtaatgcagcatcccgtaactaactcattagtcatatttcttgcaaggcttatagtgatgtgcattaccgagagggcccagagatacctctccgatacatgttcagctcggtgacgtcccacgaactcacgatccagtagagcttcgagggagagttccgtcagcacgacggcgtgatgacggtgttgatgaagctaccgatgcagggctttgcctaagcaccgctacgattgatagaggcgagggtcccgatcttttgatgagatgataactatcgatttggtggagacgactttcacgatccgactacaaacgtgcacgacgttgcgccttagcaattgctaaaccaatcacctgaggttactgacgatgccggaagcacggccaGCCTgatcacgaaggtctattcctgcaagcaattgaagaacgagcaagaatatgataaagcaatctgaatattgtgaatatatatgaagtattgataatggtggggatccgtaagcggtcttggtctggtcgttggacacaaacgaagtacacgaagttgcaatggctaacttttaactaaacaaatcccccgtcTAAATGATGCCTTAacggctatatttatagggaaaagagaggggattttgtccatccttggcaaggtgggactaaaacacctcctaagtcatttcccctacaatatggactctaaaaatagattacatgggcctggcccaaaataaggtggcgcaacaccaataataagctatggacgaaatttatggaaggccatcttgtatatttcgtccatattcttgtatgtcatcatggtggcttcaaagtccggaaatctccacttgaacctccgttcttgttttctttgcacgcaccttcatctccgtgcttgaccatgctccaatgttcaaccttcttgtccgtgctaggcccttcaatagcaagcaacacaaatgtatctaagttaggcagcatcatattctcatgaacactagaaacattatcaagaaacaaaagtacctgataatttaattggcgtatatGAGCTCTAGCAActattccaagaggtaaaacagcaggggatacgggtgtaactgtggtagccatgtcctcatcaatgacatgaccgaggtggattatggtgaaggtgtcagatttcgggttctggcagacccttgaggttcgaacactggggtgtgcgcggagatttcgccttctacctacctgcac is drawn from Triticum dicoccoides isolate Atlit2015 ecotype Zavitan chromosome 4A, WEW_v2.0, whole genome shotgun sequence and contains these coding sequences:
- the LOC119285809 gene encoding RNA helicase aquarius-like, whose product is MPKVYGTGVFEFRHPRAAEYPLPAEVSTSAAPDKPPASTGVSITLLDIQRDRLTRAAAEHWGSPAAAAAFDADLVREIYATELRVEGRGRKTVPLHRVMILEVSQYLENYLWPHFDPDDASFEHVMSMXXXXXXQFRENVAVWTSFHARKDAFKGFLWRVLKLKEEDRDVSMAEKTNYLLFMINAFQSLEDEIVRETILQVVSLKLWHTLSFGRLQMELCLNPELIKKWTKIKRKEAKEGKKAGKTGNSSEMLENKFLRNLMEEFLEVLDSKVILSSQDGGEESVFNESLSGQVDDSSVLYCERFMEFLIDMLSQLPTRRFLRPLIADVAVVAKCHLSMLYAHEKGRLFAQLVDLLQFYEGFEINDHSGTQLSDDDVLQAHYSRFQAFQLLAFKQVPKLRDLALCNIGSIHKRADLTKKLLVLSDMELQDLVCNKLKIISEKDPWTERRDFLIEVLVAFFEKRQSQKDAVNALPLYPNEQIMWDESLVPSINYSGEGCLALPKLNLQFLTLHDYLLRNFNLFRLESTYEIREDIQEAVPHLHAYINNEGDTSFRGWSRMAVPIKEFRITQVKQPNIGEVKPSAVTADVTFSISSYRPQIKSEWDALKEHDVLFLLSICPSFEPLSPEEAAKSTVSERLGLQYVRGCEVIEIRDEEGGLMNDYTGRVKRDEWKSPKGEIRTVKIALDTAQYHIDATELAEKGAENVYGTFNIIMRRKPKENNFKAILESIRDLMNETCVVPEWLHNIFLGYGNPSAAQWINMPDLLETIDFKDTFLDASHVVQSFPAFQVTFINTDGTENMHPSPPFRIKLSKKMREISHALPGNVNASDTASKNNMVDDEGSQKEKLRVETYIPADPVPYPQDKPNQNSVRFTPTQVGAIISGIQPGLTMVVGPPGTGKTDTAVQILNVLYHNCPSQRTLIITHSNQALNDLFEKIMQRDVPARYLLRLGQGEQELATDLDFSRQGRVNAMLVRRLELLGEVAKLARSLHLPEDVSYTCENAAYFWLLHVYARWEQFLAACVPNKENPSFVKDRFPFSEFFLDTPQPVFTGESFEKDMHAAKGCFKHLSTIFQELEECRAFELLKSTAERANYLMTKQAKIVAMTCTHAALKRRDFLQLGFKYDNLLMEESAQILEIETFIPTLLQRQEDGYARLKRCILIGDHHQLPPVVKNMAFQKYSHMDQSLFTRFVRLGVPYIELNAQGRARPSIAQLYNWRYRELGDLPYVHEEAIFHKANSGFSYEYQLVDVPDYRGRGESAPSPWFYQNEGEAEYIVSVYIYMRLIGYPANKISILTTYNGQKLLIRDVISRRCKPWNIEPPCKVTTVDKFQGQQNDFILLSLVRTRFVGHLRDVRRLIVAMSRARLGLYVFCRRSLFEQCYELQPTFQLLLQRPDKLALNLEECTPSTERPLGEAGNIHYITDVEDIGHLVNFRLEHLRQMQSMQYYAPHANADAAPPETGNGDIVLDNAKDGTEKENGEATDAVNNDKMEEDTVESKDDMVQEVNKMDEGNVTIEDKMGEESADEAKDKMVETTAEVAIENNIVEVNASVAKDKMDEENAVSKGVEQD